TATTGACCTTAGAAAAGTAGGAATTGAACCTACACAGAAGAGATCAAAACTCTCCATACTTCCCTTATATTATTTTCTAGTAGAGTCAGCTAATCAAGCTACCGGGCCCATACCCCGGAAATGATGGTTCAACCCCCTCCTCTACTAATGAACCCCCATGCAACCCCAGTCCTAGTCCTCAGTCTCGCATTAGGCACAACAATCACAATCTCTAGCAACCACTGAGTCCTAGCCTGAACCGGACTAGAAATTAACACACTAGCCATCATCCCCCTAATCTCCAAATCCCACCACCCGCGAGCAGTAGAAGCCGCGACAAAATACTTCTTGACACAGGCAGCTGCCTCCGCCCTAGTACTATTCTCCAGCATAACCAACGCCTGAGCCACCGGCCAGTGAGACATCACACAACTTAACCACCCAACCTCATGTCTACTGCTCACAGCAGCAATCGCAATTAAATTAGGCCTGGTCCCATTTCACTTCTGATTCCCAGAAGTCCTACAAGGATCCCCCCTAATAACGGCCCTCCTACTCTCAACCCTCATAAAATTCCCCCCACTGACCCTCCTCCTAATGACATCTAAATCTCTCAACCCAGCCCTACTTACCGCAATAGCCCTGGCCTCAGCAGCATTGGGAGGCTGAATAGGACTAAATCAAACACAAACACGCAAAATCCTAGCCTTCTCATCCATCTCCCACCTAGGCTGAATCGCCATCATCCTAGTCTACAGCCCCAAGCTAGCACTACTCACCTTCTATCTCTACACAATCATGACATCAGCTGTATTCATGGCCCTAAACAA
This genomic window from Anas platyrhynchos mitochondrion, complete genome contains:
- the ND2 gene encoding NADH dehydrogenase subunit 2 (TAA stop codon is completed by the addition of 3' A residues to the mRNA); translated protein: MNPHATPVLVLSLALGTTITISSNHWVLAWTGLEINTLAIIPLISKSHHPRAVEAATKYFLTQAAASALVLFSSMTNAWATGQWDITQLNHPTSCLLLTAAIAIKLGLVPFHFWFPEVLQGSPLMTALLLSTLMKFPPLTLLLMTSKSLNPALLTAMALASAALGGWMGLNQTQTRKILAFSSISHLGWIAIILVYSPKLALLTFYLYTIMTSAVFMALNKIKALNLSMILTSWTKTPVLNATLMLVLLSLAGLPPLTGFMPKWLIIQELTKQEMTPAAMAIAMLSLLSLFFYLRLAYHSTITLPPNSSNHMKQWYTSKPPSTPTAILASLSILLLPLSPMVHAIV